One window from the genome of Drosophila albomicans strain 15112-1751.03 chromosome 2L, ASM965048v2, whole genome shotgun sequence encodes:
- the LOC117564216 gene encoding lactosylceramide 4-alpha-galactosyltransferase-like has product MTLIPRVYSTRHLRVALYTLCAILTIIILIITCHKWQLDGEPNLQCFMDVEPTNLPIVAENEVESNLPKPLGDVLLTQPQPTPGRTIFFLETNCISGTKRHPLELKARQACAIESAAKHNPNFQVFVLFASPRYQQKEGEQPLIDAILSYPNVQLRQLNLMRFAVGTPIEDWLKDGKLFRSDYPIVHISDLLRLLTLYRFGGIYLDLDVVLLRSLEQVPLNFAGAESDTHVANGVLSLAPTDFGHQLAASCLREFQQHFNGADWGNNGPGVVTRMAKRICDTQSIEVMQTDPKRCMGFKVFKRSTFYEVGWVEWRHFFEPQYMEETLQRTKDSLLIHVWNKHSHQMPIKVGSETAYGKYAEQNCPKVYAAAGEYF; this is encoded by the exons ATGACCCTGATTCCACGTGTGTATTCCACCCGTCACTTGCGTGTCGCGTTGTACACGCTGTGTGCGATCTTGACCATCATCATTTTAATCATAACATGCCACAAATGGCAGTTGGATGGAGAGCCCAATTTGCAGTGCTTCATGGACGTCGAGCCAACAAATCTCCCGATAGTAGCCGAAAACGAAGTGGAAAGTAATCTACCGAAGCCCTTGGGCGATGTGCTACTCACACAACCGCAACCCACACCAGGGCGCACCATCTTCTTTCTGGAGACTAACTGCATATCAGGCACGAAACGTCATCCACTTGAGCTGAAAGCACGTCAGGCCTGCGCCATTGAGTCGGCGGCCAAACACAATCCCAACTTTCAAGTGTTTGTGCTCTTCGCCAGTCCCAGATATCAACAGAAGGAGGGCGAACAGCCGCTGATTGATGCCATATTGAGCTATCCCAATGTGCAGCTGCGACAGTTGAATCTAATGCGATTCGCTGTCGGCACACCCATTGAGGATTGGCTGAAGGATGGTAAACTCTTCAGATCGGA CTATCCCATCGTGCACATTTCGGATCTGTTGCGGTTGCTCACGCTATATCGCTTTGGTGGCATCTATTTGGATTTGGATGTGGTGCTGCTGCGTAGCTTGGAGCAAGTGCCTCTGAACTTTGCGGGCGCCGAGTCGGATACACATGTCGCGAATGGTGTATTGAGCTTAGCTCCCACTGACTTTGGTCATCAGCTTGCCGCATCGTGTCTGCGTGAGTTTCAGCAGCATTTCAATGGCGCTGATTGGGGCAACAATGGTCCGGGAGTGGTGACACGAATGGCCAAAAGGATTTGTGATACGCAGAGCATTGAGGTGATGCAAACGGATCCAAAACGGTGCATGGGCTTTAAAGTCTTTAAACGCTCCACGTTCTACGAGGTCGGTTGGGTGGAATGGCGACACTTTTTTGAGCCACAATACATGGAGGAAACGCTACAGCGAACGAAGGATTCACTATTAATACATGTGTGGAACAAGCACTCCCATCAAATGCCAATCAAAGTCGGTTCGGAAACCGCTTATGGCAAGTATGCGGAACAAAATTGTCCCAAAGTGTATGCAGCCGCTGGGGAATACTTCTAA